Proteins from a genomic interval of Rickettsia sp. Oklahoma-10:
- a CDS encoding gamma-glutamyl-gamma-aminobutyrate hydrolase family protein, whose translation MHKNPIIGITPDLVQNCEKYTYAAFPWYALRKNYTDAIIAVGGIPLLLPYQSETIDQLIHLVDGIVIPGGDEDIHPKFYEPKYAKYVVMSNEERDNFEILVLKKALERDIPVLGICRGMQLLNVIFKGTLIKHIPDDIETIINHTQPPPKNIVSHAINIEANTQLARIANNNLRTMVNSSHHQAVKQLGNNLIVSAKAEDGVIEAIESTKHKFVIGVQWHPEYFNANRIDLELFKELVNVTNSKLLM comes from the coding sequence ATGCATAAAAACCCAATAATAGGTATTACACCTGATTTAGTTCAAAATTGTGAAAAATATACTTACGCTGCTTTTCCATGGTATGCCTTGCGAAAAAACTATACTGATGCGATTATCGCAGTTGGCGGTATACCGCTATTATTACCTTATCAAAGTGAAACCATAGATCAGCTTATACACCTTGTTGACGGCATTGTAATTCCAGGCGGTGATGAGGATATACATCCTAAATTTTATGAGCCGAAATACGCTAAATATGTAGTAATGTCTAATGAAGAACGTGATAATTTTGAAATATTAGTTTTAAAGAAAGCATTAGAGAGAGATATTCCTGTTTTAGGTATATGCCGAGGTATGCAGTTATTAAACGTTATTTTCAAAGGTACGCTTATTAAACATATTCCTGATGATATTGAAACTATAATTAATCATACCCAACCTCCACCTAAAAATATAGTTTCGCATGCAATTAATATAGAGGCAAATACTCAGCTTGCTAGGATAGCAAATAATAATCTAAGAACAATGGTTAATTCGAGCCATCACCAGGCTGTTAAACAACTTGGTAATAATCTTATCGTATCTGCAAAAGCAGAAGATGGAGTAATTGAAGCCATCGAATCAACAAAACATAAATTTGTTATAGGCGTTCAGTGGCATCCTGAATATTTTAATGCAAATAGAATAGATTTAGAATTATTTAAAGAGTTAGTAAATGTTACCAATAGCAAATTACTTATGTAA